The Panacibacter microcysteis genome includes a window with the following:
- a CDS encoding acetylornithine carbamoyltransferase — translation MKQFISVNDVSNINTLVEKALAYKADPYKDRTLGADKRIGLLFLNPSLRTRLSTQVAAGNLGMEAIVFNVDKEGWALEFEEGAIMSGSSVEHIKDAAPILGSYFDILCIRTFPSLKNREDDYSELYISQFIKYCGVPVISLESATLHPLQSLTDIVTIKEVLSGNAAIKSKPKIVLTWAPHVKALPQCVANSFAQWINAWGEAEFVITHPEDYELSEAFTRGATITTNQDEALKDADFVYVKNWSTFKDYGKIYENDPRWMLTDAKLQLTNNAKVMHCLPVRRNVELSDEILDGPNSIVTQQAGNRVWAAQAVISEILVSSK, via the coding sequence GTGAAACAATTTATTTCCGTTAATGATGTCAGCAATATCAATACACTGGTAGAAAAAGCGCTGGCATACAAAGCTGATCCTTATAAAGACAGAACACTCGGCGCAGATAAACGCATCGGATTGTTATTTCTTAATCCCAGTTTACGTACCCGCCTTAGTACACAGGTTGCTGCGGGTAACCTTGGCATGGAAGCGATTGTGTTCAACGTTGATAAAGAAGGCTGGGCGCTTGAGTTTGAAGAAGGTGCAATTATGAGCGGAAGTTCTGTTGAACACATCAAAGATGCGGCGCCCATTTTGGGTAGTTACTTTGATATACTCTGTATCAGAACATTTCCCTCTCTCAAGAACCGCGAAGATGATTACAGTGAATTATATATTTCCCAGTTTATAAAATATTGCGGCGTGCCGGTTATAAGCCTTGAAAGCGCTACGTTGCATCCATTGCAATCATTAACGGATATTGTTACCATTAAAGAAGTATTATCCGGCAATGCAGCTATAAAGAGTAAACCAAAAATTGTTTTAACCTGGGCACCACATGTAAAAGCTTTGCCGCAGTGTGTGGCCAATAGTTTTGCGCAATGGATCAATGCCTGGGGCGAAGCAGAGTTTGTTATTACACACCCGGAAGATTATGAACTGAGCGAAGCATTTACACGTGGCGCAACGATAACCACAAACCAGGATGAAGCATTGAAAGATGCAGATTTTGTGTATGTAAAAAACTGGAGCACTTTTAAAGATTATGGCAAGATATACGAGAACGACCCGCGGTGGATGCTCACAGATGCTAAACTGCAACTGACGAATAATGCAAAGGTGATGCATTGCCTGCCGGTAAGAAGGAACGTGGAATTAAGTGATGAAATACTGGATGGACCAAACAGTATTGTAACACAACAGGCCGGCAACCGCGTATGGGCAGCACAGGCTGTGATAAGTGAGATATTAGTAAGTTCTAAGTAG
- the argB gene encoding acetylglutamate kinase translates to MNKLYVIKIGGNIIDDDVKLQMFLSSFVAVEGRKILIHGGGKLATKLAAQLGVEQQMIDGRRITDAETLKIVTMVYAGYINKNIVAQLQSRGSNAIGLCGADGNVIQSHKRHHTSIDYGFAGDVDTVNTGLLQSLTEQGINVVMAPITHNKEGQLLNTNADTIAQEIAQAMSALYETHLIYSFEKAGVLMNAADDSTVINSITPASYKTLKDQQVIYAGMIPKLDNAFAALHSGVHRVVIGKAEQLQELIHQQSGTSIVHE, encoded by the coding sequence ATGAATAAATTGTACGTAATAAAAATTGGCGGTAACATTATTGATGACGATGTAAAGTTGCAGATGTTTCTGTCTTCTTTTGTGGCGGTGGAAGGTAGAAAGATACTGATTCATGGTGGTGGTAAACTGGCTACAAAACTTGCAGCGCAGTTAGGTGTTGAACAACAGATGATTGATGGCAGAAGGATAACAGATGCAGAAACATTGAAGATCGTTACTATGGTGTATGCAGGTTACATCAACAAAAATATTGTTGCGCAACTGCAATCACGTGGCAGCAATGCAATTGGTCTTTGCGGTGCGGATGGGAACGTGATACAATCGCATAAGCGGCATCACACCTCAATTGATTATGGTTTTGCAGGAGATGTAGATACGGTGAACACAGGGCTATTACAAAGCTTAACAGAACAAGGCATTAATGTAGTGATGGCGCCCATTACACACAATAAAGAAGGACAGTTGTTAAATACCAATGCAGATACCATTGCACAGGAAATTGCACAGGCAATGAGTGCATTGTACGAAACGCATTTGATCTACTCTTTTGAGAAAGCCGGCGTTTTAATGAATGCAGCAGATGACAGCACGGTGATCAATTCCATTACACCGGCCTCTTACAAAACACTGAAAGACCAGCAGGTAATTTATGCAGGTATGATACCAAAGCTCGATAATGCTTTTGCAGCACTGCACAGCGGTGTACACCGGGTGGTGATAGGCAAAGCAGAGCAATTACAGGAATTAATCCATCAGCAATCAGGCACAAGCATCGTTCATGAGTAA